A window of Mus pahari chromosome 7, PAHARI_EIJ_v1.1, whole genome shotgun sequence contains these coding sequences:
- the Cmpk2 gene encoding UMP-CMP kinase 2, mitochondrial has translation MALVNRPRAPLWLGRLSRRLCGRHRACMGTMARPRRFTVELPDCSLTHFVLGDATDHRDARLAELLGPPGRSYALCVPLAPGEGCGPRVQAARVHQSLLKQLRRGPLQRCQLSKLLGYGPGDQAGEAQHGFLLRDPCDHPDTRRDLLQLLGSCQEAARPQLAEFQADSQGLLWQRLWELQGDRQVQVDCACVLPTLEPHLHPLLPDLLNSAVFQDRDAARAVLEECTSFIPEARAVLDLVDQCPKEIQKGKFQVIAIEGLDATGKTTLTQSVSESLKAVLLQSPPPCISQWRKIFDDEPTIIRRAFYSLGNYLVASEIAKESTKFPVIVDRYWHSTATYAIATEVSGGLQYLPPAHHPVYQWPGDLLKPDMVLLLTVNSEERVRRLQGRGQEKTKEEAELEANNVFRQKVEMTYQRMENPSCHLVDASPSREIVLQKVLQLIQSSGH, from the exons ATGGCCCTAGTAAACCGCCCTCGAGCCCCACTGTGGCTCGGGCGACTGTCGCGGAGGCTGTGCGGGCGACACCGGGCCTGCATGGGGACCATGGCTCGGCCGCGGCGCTTCACTGTGGAGCTGCCTGATTGCTCCCTGACTCACTTCGTCCTGGGGGACGCAACAGACCACAGGGATGCACGCCTGGCAGAGCTGCTCGGGCCCCCGGGGCGCAGCTACGCGCTGTGTGTGCCCCTGGCTCCAGGCGAAGGCTGTGGGCCCCGGGTGCAGGCGGCTCGGGTGCACCAGAGCCTGCTGAAGCAGCTGCGCAGGGGTCCTTTGCAGAGATGCCAGCTGAGCAAGCTGCTAGGCTATGGTCCAGGCGATCAAGCCGGCGAAGCCCAGCATGGCTTCCTGCTGCGCGACCCTTGCGACCACCCGGACACCCGGCGCGACTTGCTCCAGCTTCTGGGCTCGTGCCAGGAGGCGGCGCGCCCGCAGTTGGCCGAGTTCCAGGCAGACTCCCAGGGTTTGCTGTGGCAGCGTCTGTGGGAGTtgcagggagacaggcaggtgcAGGTGGACTGCGCATGCGTCCTGCCCACTCTGGAGCCTCATCTGCACCCGCTGCTGCCAGATCTGCTCAACTCCGCGGTATTCCAAGACCGGGACGCGGCAAGGGCTGTCTTGGAAGAG tGCACATCCTTTATTCCAGAAGCCCGGGCAGTGCTTGACCTGGTTGACCAGTGCCCAAAGGAGATCCAGAAAGGGAAGTTCCAGGTCATTGCCATTGAAGGACTGGATGCCACTG GTAAGACCACACTGACGCAGTCTGTGTCAGAGTCTCTCAAGGCTGTCCTTCTACAGTCTCCACCCCCTTGTATCAGCCAGTGGAGGAAGATCTTTGATGATGAACCTACTATCATTCGAAGAGCCTTTTATTCTTTGGGCAATTATCTCGTGGCTTCTGAAATAGCTAAAGAATCAACCAAGTTTCCTGTTATTGTAGACAG gtactggcatagcacAGCCACCTATGCCATAGCTACTGAGGTGAGTGGAGGTCTACAGTACCTACCCCCTGCCCACCACCCTGTGTACCAGTGGCCAGGGGACCTGCTGAAGCCTGACATGGTCCTGCTGCTTACTGTGAATTCTGAGGAGAGAGTGCGGAGACTGCAGGGCCGGGGCCAGGAGAAAACCAAAGAAGAGGCTGAACTTGAGGCCAATAATGTGTTTCGTCAGAA